In one Pseudomonas sp. MM211 genomic region, the following are encoded:
- the nuoG gene encoding NADH-quinone oxidoreductase subunit NuoG produces MATIHVDGKDLEVDGADNLLQACLSLGLDIPYFCWHPALGSVGACRQCAVKQYTDENDKRGRLVMSCMTPATDNSWISIDDEEAVAFRKSVVEWLMTNHPHDCPVCEEGGHCHLQDMTVMTGHNTRRYRFTKRTHQNQELGPFIAHEMNRCIACYRCVRYYKDYAGGTDLGVYGAHDNVYFGRVEDGTLESEFSGNLVEVCPTGVFTDKTHSERYNRKWDMQFAPSICHGCSSGCNTSPGERYGEVRRIENRFNGSVNGYFLCDRGRFGYGYVNREDRPRQPMMMLSKMKMSLDSALDQAAALLKNRKVIGIGSPRASLEGNFALRELVGNDNFYSGIAAAEQANIRLIRDVLQNGPLPVPTLRDIEDHDAVFVLGEDLTQTAARIALALRQSVKGKATEIAAGAKIQDWHMAAVQNVAQHALNPLFIASVTTTRLDDIAEQCVQAAPDDLARIGFAVAHAIDPSAPAVSGIDSEAAELVQRIAEALLNARRPLIVSGASLGSRALIEAAANIASALKNRGKAGSISLVVPEANSLGLALLMGEQFASHTLDEALQALTSGQADALVVLENDLYHRTDAARVDAALAAAKVVIVADHQSTATTAKAHLLLPAASFAEGDGTLVSQEGRAQRFFQVYDPSYYDANILVREGWRWLHALHSTLLGRGVDWTQLDQVTAACAASSAELAGIRDAAPGASFRIKGLKLAREPHRYSGRTAMRANISVHEPRQPQDKDSAFAFSMEGYSGSKEDRQQIPFAWSPGWNSPQAWNKFQDEVGGHLRAGDPGVRLIEATGAGIDWFAAPAPFNPAQGTWQAVPLHHLFGSEENSSRAAPIAERMPAPYIALAKEEAGRLSAGDGALLQLTVNGQALHLPLRVMDELGIGLIGLPIGLPGIPPAFAGAAVTALSVTSAEEVVQ; encoded by the coding sequence CCTGCATGACGCCGGCCACCGACAACAGCTGGATCTCCATCGACGACGAAGAGGCCGTGGCCTTCCGCAAGAGCGTTGTCGAGTGGCTGATGACCAACCACCCGCACGACTGCCCGGTCTGTGAGGAAGGTGGTCACTGCCACCTGCAGGACATGACGGTGATGACCGGCCACAACACCCGTCGTTATCGCTTCACCAAACGTACCCACCAGAACCAGGAACTCGGCCCGTTCATCGCCCACGAGATGAACCGCTGCATCGCCTGCTATCGCTGCGTGCGTTACTACAAAGACTACGCTGGCGGTACCGATCTGGGCGTCTACGGCGCGCACGACAACGTGTATTTCGGGCGTGTCGAAGACGGCACCCTGGAAAGCGAGTTCTCCGGCAACCTGGTCGAGGTCTGCCCGACCGGTGTGTTCACTGACAAGACCCACTCCGAGCGTTACAACCGCAAGTGGGACATGCAGTTCGCCCCGAGCATCTGCCATGGCTGCTCCAGCGGCTGCAACACCAGCCCGGGTGAACGCTATGGCGAAGTGCGCCGCATCGAGAACCGCTTCAACGGCTCGGTGAATGGCTACTTCCTGTGTGACCGTGGCCGTTTCGGCTATGGCTACGTCAACCGCGAAGACCGGCCACGTCAGCCGATGATGATGCTCAGCAAGATGAAGATGAGCCTCGATTCCGCACTGGATCAGGCGGCCGCGCTGCTGAAGAACCGCAAGGTGATCGGCATCGGCTCGCCACGGGCCAGCCTGGAGGGCAACTTCGCCCTGCGCGAACTGGTCGGCAACGATAACTTCTACTCCGGTATCGCCGCGGCCGAGCAGGCCAATATCCGCCTGATCCGTGACGTGCTGCAGAACGGCCCGCTGCCGGTGCCGACCCTGCGCGATATCGAGGATCACGACGCGGTATTCGTGCTCGGTGAAGACCTGACCCAGACCGCCGCGCGCATCGCTCTGGCGCTGCGCCAGTCGGTCAAGGGCAAGGCCACCGAGATCGCCGCCGGTGCGAAGATTCAGGACTGGCACATGGCTGCGGTGCAGAACGTCGCCCAGCACGCGCTCAATCCGCTGTTCATCGCCAGCGTCACCACTACCCGCCTCGACGATATCGCCGAGCAGTGCGTACAGGCGGCGCCGGATGACCTGGCTCGTATCGGTTTCGCCGTGGCCCACGCCATCGACCCGAGCGCTCCGGCAGTCAGTGGTATCGACAGCGAAGCCGCCGAGCTGGTGCAACGCATCGCCGAGGCGCTGCTCAATGCACGCCGCCCGCTGATCGTATCCGGTGCCTCGCTGGGTAGCCGGGCGCTGATCGAAGCCGCAGCGAACATCGCCAGCGCGCTGAAAAATCGCGGCAAGGCCGGCTCCATCAGCCTGGTGGTGCCGGAAGCCAACAGCTTGGGCCTGGCCCTGCTGATGGGTGAGCAGTTCGCCAGCCACACCCTGGACGAAGCGCTGCAAGCGCTCACCTCGGGCCAGGCCGATGCACTGGTGGTGCTGGAAAACGACCTCTACCACCGTACCGATGCCGCCCGTGTCGACGCCGCCCTGGCTGCCGCCAAGGTGGTGATCGTCGCCGATCACCAGAGCACTGCCACCACCGCCAAAGCGCACCTGCTACTGCCGGCCGCGAGCTTTGCCGAAGGCGATGGCACCCTGGTCAGCCAGGAAGGTCGCGCCCAGCGCTTCTTCCAGGTTTACGATCCGTCCTACTACGACGCCAACATTCTGGTTCGTGAAGGCTGGCGCTGGCTGCACGCCCTGCACAGCACACTGCTGGGCCGTGGCGTGGACTGGACGCAACTGGATCAGGTCACCGCCGCCTGTGCGGCCAGCAGTGCCGAGCTGGCCGGTATCCGTGATGCCGCGCCAGGCGCCTCGTTCCGCATCAAGGGCCTCAAACTGGCTCGCGAACCACACCGTTACAGCGGCCGTACCGCCATGCGCGCCAATATCAGCGTGCACGAACCGCGTCAGCCCCAGGACAAGGACTCGGCCTTCGCCTTCTCCATGGAAGGCTATTCGGGCAGCAAGGAAGACCGTCAGCAGATCCCCTTTGCCTGGTCGCCAGGCTGGAACTCGCCACAGGCTTGGAACAAGTTCCAAGACGAAGTCGGCGGTCACCTGCGTGCCGGTGACCCAGGTGTGCGCCTGATCGAAGCTACTGGCGCGGGTATTGACTGGTTCGCCGCCCCTGCGCCGTTCAATCCGGCCCAGGGCACCTGGCAGGCAGTGCCGCTGCACCACCTGTTCGGCAGCGAGGAAAATTCCTCGCGCGCTGCGCCAATCGCCGAGCGTATGCCTGCACCTTACATCGCGCTGGCCAAGGAAGAAGCCGGTCGCCTGAGCGCGGGCGACGGCGCTCTGCTGCAACTGACCGTCAATGGTCAGGCGCTGCACCTGCCGCTGCGCGTCATGGACGAGCTGGGCATCGGCCTGATCGGTTTGCCGATCGGTTTGCCTGGCATTCCACCGGCATTCGCCGGTGCTGCAGTGACCGCGCTATCAGTTACCAGCGCTGAGGAGGTCGTGCAATGA